The following coding sequences lie in one Lolium perenne isolate Kyuss_39 chromosome 2, Kyuss_2.0, whole genome shotgun sequence genomic window:
- the LOC127335538 gene encoding uncharacterized protein, which produces MVVAAAAAEEEELCHMGPASGVTHADVAVAEEGLGGDDGEILRFMDSADGYLLLMDSLSSSLRQGWLDLASARHSMGASRVSSTLFDHKEQSAATKLQVDCSADLHPSDSSPQFSLSKWCLPEESNSSGAQDSAEPKLRYRGGAATTPDGNTESDANTAKSCTGVDGSGQVQRARSKALSVFGALVSPKLRTTQVSFETALELIVELANSRSTILSSFSQIKHESGVSA; this is translated from the exons AtggttgtggcggcggcggcggcagaggaAGAGGAGCTGTGTCACATGGGACCCGCCTCTGGAGTGACACATGCGGACGTCGCGGTAGCGGAGGAAGGGCTCGGGGGAGACGACGGCGAGATCCTACGATTCATGGACTCGGCGGACGGCTACCTCCTCCTGATGGACTCGCTCTCCTCCTCTCTACGCCAG GGTTGGCTTGATCTGGCAAGTGCGCGTCATTCGATGGGCGCATCGCGTGTCTCCAGCACACTGTTTGATCATAAAGAGCAATCTGCGGCCACTAAGCTGCAAGTGGATTGTTCTGCAGACTTGCACCCATCAG ACTCAAGCCCACAGTTTTCTCTGTCGAAGTGGTGTTTGCCAGAAGAATCAAACTCCAGTGGCGCGCAAGATAGTGCTGAACCAAAACTAAGGTATCGAGGAGGAGCAGCTACTACCCCAG ATGGTAACACTGAATCAGATGCAAATACCGCAAAGTCTTGTACTGGTGTTGACGGTAGCGGTCAG gttcaaagggcaagatcaaaAGCATTATCAGTCTTCGGAGCATTGGTGTCTCCAAAATTACGAACAACCCAAGTATCCTTCGAAACAG CACTTGAACTAATCGTGGAATTAGCAAATTCAAGATCAACCATACTCTCTAGTTTCTCCCAGATAAAACATGAATCAGGAGTTTCTGCCTGA